The following coding sequences lie in one Chelonia mydas isolate rCheMyd1 chromosome 6, rCheMyd1.pri.v2, whole genome shotgun sequence genomic window:
- the LOC114019883 gene encoding uncharacterized protein DDB_G0292642-like: MEPPGKDNEEPELKFVRRKDDITGDDDDVMRVEMSCGHATVPASLTAWCRSLLDQGHLRFHCPADVNGEKCGKEWSYPEVRRNALLTETEQQDFEEKLAMFAAKYYHDFKECPNCKSFVERRDLKNLRVVCILCRSLKGEVFEFCWQCLKPWKGAGAPSERCENEGCKNQSLEVLANCKLKDLPGSEIKNCPSIRACPTCGRLIEHIEKCKYIVCPQCQVEFCFACLEIARNCQASKGGAYFKYCAKPLAPKQTQIPVWAQK, from the exons gtgatgatgatgatgtaatGAGGGTGGAAATGTCTTGTGGACATGCTACGGTTCCTGCTTCCTTAACAGCTTGGTGCCGAAGTCTGTTAGACCAG GGTCACTTGAGGTTTCACTGCCCTGCTGATGTTAATGGGGAGAAATGTGGGAAGGAATGGTCCTATCCGGAAGTCCGTCGGAACGCTTTACTCACTGAAACAGAGCAACAGGACTTTGAAGAAAAACTTGCAATGTTTGCAGCTAAATATTACCATGACTTCAAAGAG TGTCCCAACTGCAAAAGCTTTGTGGAACGCCGTGATCTGAAAAACCTGAGGGTGGTCTGTATCCTCTGCCGTTCACTGAAGGGGGAAGTCTTTGAGTTCTGCTGGCAGTGCCTGAAGCCCTGGAAAGGTGCTGGAGCACCCTCGGAGAGGTGTGAAAATGAGGGATGCAAGAACCAGTCCCTGGAAGTCTTAGCAAACTGCAAGCTGAAGGATCTTCCAGGAAGTGAAATAAAAAACTGTCCCTCCATCCGTGCTTGTCCCACCTGTGGGCGACTCATTGAGCACATAGAAAAGTGCAAATATATTGTATGTCCACAATGTCAAGTTGAATTTTGTTTCGCTTGCCTTGAAATTGCTCGTAACTGCCAAGCCAGCAAAGGTGGTGCCTATTTTAAATACTGTGCAAAGCCACTAGctccaaaacaaacacaaattccGGTATGGGCTCAGAAATAA